The DNA segment GATTTATGTGAAGGAAGCAGAGCTGAGCTCCAGCACTTTTACTCCGGCAATTTTATGcgtatgttgttttttcttttttgtcatgtttcacTCTAATTTGAACAAAGGGTCACTAAAATAATAGAATGACATGGTATCTACAGTCACCACCAGCCTGAGCGCAATCCAAATAAATACTTCTAAGAGATTTTAGAGCAACATGTCAAACAGTGCTCTCTGCTACCATCACCATCTGAGCAAATTTTGAACAAACAAAGTTCCTCCCTCTAGTTCAGtttataacatactgtatactaaaAGGTGTTCGGGTGGCTCATGATGGCCCAACACCTTATTAAAGGTGAAATCTACAAACAACTTCTTGAATGATCCTTACTCTGAACGTATGATTGGTGTTGGGGCGAGATAGGGACTCCAGCAGTAGAGTAGGCTCTTTCAGTGGTGGAAGGCTGGACACTGGGTGCACTGCACCACCTCTTATGATCCGACCCCTGAGCTAGAAAACATGAGTGTCATATCACACTTCAAGCCATTTCTTAAACATTACTAAGCATGCAACTATACATTTGTCCTAAAAGCAAAACATACAtgcaaaataaatcatatacagtaatgaCATACAGATATGAAGCATCATAACTAAATACAATGCATGCAAATATGTTCTGTGTGCAATGTTAATGCATACAGTAAATGGGAGATGTCACAGCATTAAAAATATCTAGCAAGCAATTGGAACAGGCCAGTCCTGTTAATGTAGGTTACCTGTGTATGTCTCAGAGCAGGAATATTATCTTGCTCTACAGAGTCAGAAGAATGGATGAGAGGAAGTCTGTGGTTCTGAACTGCACTCACAGGTGGCGAGAGCAGGTCCTCAGTGACTGTGGATctgcagaacaaacacacagctgccAATTATCCAAGACATTAGCTGCCAACCTTTGTCTGTGATTAAAGAGACACTCAGAAGACCCTCTACAGTGTAACTCCTACTGCTGTTACATTGTTCTACAGTTACACTATGCATGAATTTGGCTTCTGACATGAAAAACAGTTTTAACcacacagacaaaataaaatggaaaaaaatggagAGCTTAAATAGACACGTATCTGCTACAGGAAACTGTTTTTCTTTGGTAACTTTAGCTCGCACCTAGCATGCAAACTTAGGTGTTGTTTAGTATCATCTGGTTTTGTAAGACCGTATAAGTGGGTAAATCATAGAGTATGACTAACAGTCTAGTTCCTCGCAGCGAGCTTTGCCCTTGGAAATTGTGACGCAGAAGAGCTCTGCCGCTGATCCTGGGGAGAATCCGCTGGCCAGAgggtttgtgagagtgtgtgcttATTCCACTTGGGGCCTTTAGCATGGTTAGTATGGTGCTTCCTTCGTCTGAGTCACACCTGAGTAACAGAATCAAcacaatgcaaaaataaataaaatatgtttgcaAAATTGGTAAATACATAATAGATGAATGGAATAGATGTGGTAGCCTAAATCTGAACCCCTTTATCTaaatcaaatataataatataactttTTACTACTATTCATATACATCATGATAACTGAGTGCAGCTAGATATTAGTGTGATATACCAGCTAGTAAAATGAAATTAGAGCTGCATCTCCTGCATTAATAAAGAATATGTAtgtcataaaaataatacaatactgtacatattattaGGTAATATGCACCATACAATTGCATTTGTTTAAATCTTTTATGACTATGCTGATTTTGTAAAGTCAGAGTTATACAGAAGAGCACTGTTCAactattattatacagtagttTGGTTTTGATGCAGTGATTTTGTGTGAGATTTTGTGACAAACTTACAATGACCTTTCGCCAAATCCTTGCTGTCTCTGCTGCAAAGGCTTTGCTTGGATTGTCATAACACCGTTCAAATTGGACTTAAAGACATTTGAGTCCTAAAATGAAAAGAGTGGATTTATAAGTACAGAACTGCACTGCTCATGATAGCATTCTGTATTTGTGTCCTATGTTTTTATTGGAGGTTTTTACCTGCCCATTATAGGTGGTTGGCCATAGTAACATGCTCCTGCTATTAGGGCCTTTGCTATGAGAAATGTGACTTCCTCTTGAAGGAAGATGTGACGAAGGTTCACAAAAAATTTGACTTGAGCTCTCCAGTGTCCATCTCTTTGTTGTGCCTTTCATTCATaccaaaacaatataataaagtacataatgatataatatatatcatatatttattagtatataataaataatgaagtacTAGCAAAttagtcattttaaaaaaactaaaaataaatcacatatataattaaaaaaatatacagcacAGATCCAAAGAAGTTCAAACAGACTGCTATATGTAAAATTCACTTTGTGTGCACACATTACATCACTCAAGATCACTTGATCCTCTATATAATACTCTTGTTACACAAAGcctttgtaaatatttaatcatcAGCATAGTTGTCTTTAATTCCAAATAAACGACTTGAtgcttttttccctttctttctgcTTGGAGTGTTTCTTCTATTATTTTATCTTGGTACCAAATTAAGGCTGAATTAAGGATTGCCCTTGCAGTGCTtcctgaaatgaatgaaaacaaagtGAATGAAGTACTGGCATACAAATGTGAACATCTCTGTCAGTGTGAATTAGAATTAGAAAACCCACCAGAATGTTGCTTCGCCCAGTGTTTGCGTAACAGCTCTTCCAGGAAGCTCACTACCTCCCGCCATACGTCATCAAACAGCTCGTCACCCACCGCATCACGGATGCAGGCGTTGGGGGACAGACGCGGTACACCATCCCAGGAGGTAACAGCTGATGTCATCTTATGATCCATTCCCTCGTTGTCCCTAACACAAAAGAGCCATGCAACACTCTTCATCCTCAATGTCTAACACACAGTACGTTTTTAtgcaatatttaaaatttgGCTCAGTTTGTATCATTTATTGGATATAATCATTGTTACAATTCTGATATCTTTAACTGCACAGACACCTGTCATCACCAggaaatgttgtgtgtgtctatgtcaaAAGCCAGTAGTGCGCGTTAATTCTATTTCTTAGTTATACATCTATTTCTACGTACATTCTGAGAAAAAAAGGTTCAGTTTACAAATTGTGTTCAACATACAGAATAACTGGCACCTAGCAGTTATATAGTCTAAAATGAGTGTGTTCATTATATTAGGAAACTACGTTAAAtccaaaaaaaatccatcagaaagccttttaaaaaatgtatgtgcctgaattttatgtaaatatataaatacatttaaatagatagatagatagatagatagatagatagatagatagatagatagatagatagatagatagatagatagatagatagatagattaaaaagaaaagagagagagagagaaagagaaagctcAGTCTTTGATCATAAAGAATCCATGtgaagaaacattttatttataaagaaaagaaTATGACTACTTTAGGAAATctctttcatttacattacCTACTTTTGCTTGCTTACTTAATTACTTTCTACACATTGCACAGtgagttcttaaaaaaaaaaaaaaggcatactTAAAGATACAACAAAAGAAGACAAAACTTCCGTTTGGCTTACGTTTCTCTCCTATCATAAGCTAGAAACTCCTCTATCCTGCCCTCTAACTCGTAGATCTCCTCTTCTTGTGGCATTAGAGAGCATGATAGTTCAGAATTAGTCAACCCGGAGCAGTCAGCCCAGGATCCTGGAGCGAGACTGTGGCCCTCCACAcaaagcctacacacacacacagagagagagagagagagagagagagagagagagagagagagagagagagagagagagagagagagagagagagagagagagagagacagacagacagacagacagacagagagagagagagagagagagagagacagacagagagagagagagagagagacagacagagagagagagagagacagacagagagagagagagagagagagagagagagagagagagagagagagagagaataactaGGCCAGACTGATAAATGCAGCACTTATGGGCATTTTTATTGCAATTTCTTCCCATTACTCCACAAAACACCAACTATTTTGAATTAGATGTGGAGCTTTCTGCTAGAGGGCTGGTATGTGGCAGTGctggtaaaataaaaacatggttTATGCTGTACATTCAGTCAGTTGATTCTAGAGATGGAGAAAACAGCCATAAAACCAATCGATAGCCTGAATCTGTGCATTAGGGCTAACACATTAGAacactgaaatgaaaaatgaaaagcaaaacaGACA comes from the Tachysurus fulvidraco isolate hzauxx_2018 chromosome 17, HZAU_PFXX_2.0, whole genome shotgun sequence genome and includes:
- the fam149a gene encoding protein FAM149A isoform X1, with translation MSASFGRFGYSSSVPSLRSLPIHVYTDCYRTKQSGRDVGLIVIGKKLLREPNKNSCSDPVQLTRSANRGLSNDQSGSVCSQSCTGDCSPMSLLTTCSRSAGYATGFSTEHSSIYSWRHDEFDRENTQHVRQLFSALDELLYEGKVCSKSESLRKECEEWNTHSPHLRILGKQLEPPKQEGIQYVHWRPTSTRMAVSPPYLDTRHNHSELCVEGHSLAPGSWADCSGLTNSELSCSLMPQEEEIYELEGRIEEFLAYDRRETDNEGMDHKMTSAVTSWDGVPRLSPNACIRDAVGDELFDDVWREVVSFLEELLRKHWAKQHSGTTKRWTLESSSQIFCEPSSHLPSRGSHISHSKGPNSRSMLLWPTTYNGQDSNVFKSNLNGVMTIQAKPLQQRQQGFGERSLCDSDEGSTILTMLKAPSGISTHSHKPSGQRILPRISGRALLRHNFQGQSSLRGTRLSTVTEDLLSPPVSAVQNHRLPLIHSSDSVEQDNIPALRHTQLRGRIIRGGAVHPVSSLPPLKEPTLLLESLSRPNTNHTFRSDTPMKSSYTAMDFAFSMRTGRNLFTGNFSKTGEGTPMGVTGFSMGITSSTANSFSDCVATPKRRTHLPFASDGDGGKITVLGSIGARKALSRFPIHGKKKFHVVMPQPS
- the fam149a gene encoding protein FAM149A isoform X3 — protein: MSASFGRFGYSSSVPSLRSLPIHVYTDCYRTKQSGRDVGLIVIGKKLLREPNKNSCSDPVQLTRSANRGLSNDQSGSVCSQSCTGDCSPMSLLTTCSRSAGYATGFSTEHSSIYSWRHDEFDRENTQHVRQLFSALDELLYEGKVCSKSESLRKECEEWNTHSPHLRILGKQLEPPKQEGIQYVHWRPTSTRMAVSPPYLDTRHNHSELCVEGHSLAPGSWADCSGLTNSELSCSLMPQEEEIYELEGRIEEFLAYDRRETDNEGMDHKMTSAVTSWDGVPRLSPNACIRDAVGDELFDDVWREVVSFLEELLRKHWAKQHSGTTKRWTLESSSQIFCEPSSHLPSRGSHISHSKGPNSRSMLLWPTTYNGQDSNVFKSNLNGVMTIQAKPLQQRQQGFGERSLCDSDEGSTILTMLKAPSGISTHSHKPSGQRILPRISGRALLRHNFQGQSSLRGTRLSTVTEDLLSPPVSAVQNHRLPLIHSSDSVEQDNIPALRHTQLRGRIIRGGAVHPVSSLPPLKEPTLLLESLSRPNTNHTFRSDTPMKSSYTAMDFAFSMRTGRNLFTGNFSKTGNRV
- the fam149a gene encoding protein FAM149A isoform X2 produces the protein MSASFGRFGYSSSVPSLRSLPIHVYTDCYRTKQSGRDVGLIVIGKKLLREPNKNSCSDPVQLTRSANRGLSNDQSGSVCSQSCTGDCSPMSLLTTCSRSAGYATGFSTEHSSIYSWRHDEFDRENTQHVRQLFSALDELLYEGKVCSKSESLRKECEEWNTHSPHLRILGKQLEPPKQEGIQYVHWRPTSTRMAVSPPYLDTRHNHSELCVEGHSLAPGSWADCSGLTNSELSCSLMPQEEEIYELEGRIEEFLAYDRRETDNEGMDHKMTSAVTSWDGVPRLSPNACIRDAVGDELFDDVWREVVSFLEELLRKHWAKQHSGTTKRWTLESSSQIFCEPSSHLPSRGSHISHSKGPNSRSMLLWPTTYNGQDSNVFKSNLNGVMTIQAKPLQQRQQGFGERSLCDSDEGSTILTMLKAPSGISTHSHKPSGQRILPRISGRALLRHNFQGQSSLRGTRLSTVTEDLLSPPVSAVQNHRLPLIHSSDSVEQDNIPALRHTQLRGRIIRGGAVHPVSSLPPLKEPTLLLESLSRPNTNHTFRAPNLYLTMTTVCQGWIGRTCTKPACSDLDLNPTEQLGDELDH
- the fam149a gene encoding protein FAM149A isoform X4; the encoded protein is MSASFGRFGYSSSVPSLRSLPIHVYTDCYRTKQSGRDVGLIVIGKKLLREPNKNSCSDPVQLTRSANRGLSNDQSGSVCSQSCTGDCSPMSLLTTCSRSAGYATGFSTEHSSIYSWRHDEFDRENTQHVRQLFSALDELLYEGKVCSKSESLRKECEEWNTHSPHLRILGKQLEPPKQEGIQYVHWRPTSTRMAVSPPYLDTRHNHSELCVEGHSLAPGSWADCSGLTNSELSCSLMPQEEEIYELEGRIEEFLAYDRRETDNEGMDHKMTSAVTSWDGVPRLSPNACIRDAVGDELFDDVWREVVSFLEELLRKHWAKQHSGTTKRWTLESSSQIFCEPSSHLPSRGSHISHSKGPNSRSMLLWPTTYNGQDSNVFKSNLNGVMTIQAKPLQQRQQGFGERSLCDSDEGSTILTMLKAPSGISTHSHKPSGQRILPRISGRALLRHNFQGQSSLRGTRLSTVTEDLLSPPVSAVQNHRLPLIHSSDSVEQDNIPALRHTQGSDHKRWCSAPSVQPSTTERAYSTAGVPISPQHQSYVQSAQLIPDNDNGLPRLDRKNMHKTCLQ
- the fam149a gene encoding protein FAM149A isoform X5; protein product: MSASFGRFGYSSSVPSLRSLPIHVYTDCYRTKQSGRDVGLIVIGKKLLREPNKNSCSDPVQLTRSANRGLSNDQSGSVCSQSCTGDCSPMSLLTTCSRSAGYATGFSTEHSSIYSWRHDEFDRENTQHVRQLFSALDELLYEGKVCSKSESLRKECEEWNTHSPHLRILGKQLEPPKQEGIQYVHWRPTSTRMAVSPPYLDTRHNHSELCVEGHSLAPGSWADCSGLTNSELSCSLMPQEEEIYELEGRIEEFLAYDRRETDNEGMDHKMTSAVTSWDGVPRLSPNACIRDAVGDELFDDVWREVVSFLEELLRKHWAKQHSGTTKRWTLESSSQIFCEPSSHLPSRGSHISHSKGPNSRSMLLWPTTYNGQDSNVFKSNLNGVMTIQAKPLQQRQQGFGERSLCDSDEGSTILTMLKAPSGISTHSHKPSGQRILPRISGRALLRHNFQGQSSLRGTRLSTVTEDLLSPPVSAVQNHRLPLIHSSDSVEQDNIPALRHTQGSDHKRWCSAPSVQPSTTERAYSTAGVPISPQHQSYVQIGHTHEKLLHSHGFCL